In Cherax quadricarinatus isolate ZL_2023a unplaced genomic scaffold, ASM3850222v1 Contig61, whole genome shotgun sequence, the following proteins share a genomic window:
- the LOC138851174 gene encoding uncharacterized protein, which yields STSTSTSTSTSISTSTSTSTSTSTSTSTSTSTSTSTSTSTSTSTSTSTSTSTSTSTSTSTSTSTSTSTSTSTSTSTSTST from the exons agtaccagtactagcaccagtactagcaccagtattagcaccagtactagc actagcaccagcactagcaccagtactagcaccagtactagcaccagtactagcactagcaccagcaccagtactagc actagcaccagtaccagcaccagtactagcaccagtactagcaccagcactagcaccagtactagcaccagtactagcaccagtaccagcaccagtaccagcaccagtact